The DNA region GGTGGGGACCCGCGTGCTCACGGCGCCGGACGGTTCGCTCGACGTGGCTCGGATCGAGTCGCTCGCCGGCCAGCTCGCGGCGCTCGCGGACGCCGGGCGGCGCGTGGCGTTGGTCTCCAGCGGGGCGGTCGGCGCCGGGGTAGGGCGCCTCAAGCTCCCCGGCCGGCCCAGCGGGTTGGCGCAGCTTCAGGCGGTCGCCGCGGTTGGCCAGAGCCGCCTGATCGAGGCCTACAACGGGGCCCTGCAGTCCCGCGGCAGGCACGCCGCCCAGGTGCTGCTGACCGCAGACGACCTGAACGACCGCGCACGCTACCTGAACGTCCGGAACACGCTCACCGCCCTGTTCGAGTACGGGGCGATCCCCGTGATCAACGAGAACGACACCGTGCGGGTCGACGAGCTGCAACGCACGGTGGGGGACAACGACCGCCTGGCCGCCGTGGTGGCCAACCTGCTGCGGGCGCCCCTGTTGGTGCTGCTGTCCGACGTCGAGGGGCTCTACGACCGCGCCCCCGACGACCCCGACGCCCGCCTGCTTCCCACGGTGGACAACGTAGAAACGGTCCGATCGCTGGCCGTGGCGTCCCCGGCCGGGGTGATGTCCCGCGGCGGCATGGCCAGCAAGCTGGAAGCGGCGCGGCTGGTTACCGCGGCGGGCGAGAACGCCATTATCGCGAACGGCCGGCGGGAGAACGTGCTGGTGGACCTGCTGGCCGGTAAGCCGATCGGCACGCTCTTCGTGGCCCAAGGCGGCTCGGTCAGCAGCCGCAAACGTTGGCTCGGCTCGACGGCCCAGCCGAGCGGGCGGCTGACGCTCGACGCGGGGGCGTGCCGCGCCGTGACCGAGCGGGGGTCGAGCCTGCTGGCGGTGGGGATTTCGGCCGTCGACGGGGGTTTTGACAAAGGGGACTTGGTCGCGCTGTGCGACGGGGCGGGCTCGGAGGTCGCTCGGGGGCTGGCCAACTACTCGGCGGACGAGATCCGCCGGATCGCCGGCCACGGCAAAGACGAGATCGCCCAGATCTTGGGGCACTGCCCCTACGACTCCGTCGTGCATCGCGATCACCTCGCCCTGGTGCGCTAGGCCCCCCGTGCGGGCCGCGGAACGCCGCCGGCCTGACCGGGCAAGAATCCGTGGGTTGGCTTTGAGCTGCGCAAGGTGCATAATCCGGGCTAAATGTAGCGATGGCGGCGATTTTGCGATCGACTAGCGTGTGCGTTGTCCCGCTACAGCCCCGAAAGTCGGTGCGTTAGGTCTGCTCGGTTTGCCGACAGTAACCATACGGAAGTTGCATGCACCAACGATCGCCCGAGCCCCACAACCTCGCGATGGAAGCCACCGCCCAGCCACCTACCGAATCGCAGGGCGGGCTGCCGGTGACGGAGGGTTCTTTCGCCGACCTGTCGAAGGACATGTTCGTCGGCATCCGGGAGCTGCACCGTCGGCACGGGCCGATCGCGGCGTTGGACGACGCGGGCCTGCGGATCATTTTCCTCTTCGACCCGCAGTACAACCGCCAGGTGCTGTCGGACGCGAACACGTTTCACGCCCGGTTCTTCGGCATCCGCGGGCCCAAACGCTCCAGCCAACGCCGGCTCACCTGCGGGCTGCTGGCAATGAATGGCGAGCAGCACCGCCGCAACCGGCGGATGCTGAAGGAGCCGTTCGGGCTCAAGACGATCGCCACCTACCGCCCGGCGATCGCCGCGCTGGCCCGTCAAGCGGCCGACGAGTTGGCGCCGGGGCGCTCGGTCGACATGAACGAAGAAATGACGCGCTACATGCTGCGCGTCACCAGCTCGATCCTATTCGGGCTGGACGAGCCGAAGATGGCCTACGAACTGGGCGAGATGATCGCCAACTGGGTGTCGCAGTTGCACGACATCGGGGTCGGGGCGCTGGCGCCCGACGCGGGTTTCACGGCCGGCTATGAGCACCTGTTGGGGTACGCCCAGGAGCTGGAAGGCCGCGTGATGGAGATGATCAGCCGCCGCCGGAAGGACCCGGGGCAGGCCAACGACGTGCTGTCGATCTTGGTGCGGATGCACGACGAGCAAGGGGGCCTGAGCGACGAAGAGCTGGTGGGCCAGAGCTGCGTGCTGTTCGGCGCCGCGCACATGACGACCGCCCACTCGCTTACCTGGACCCTGTTCTTGCTGGCGCAGCACCCCAGCGTGTTGCGAGAGCTCCTCGGCCAGCTCCCGCCCGATGAACAGGCGGGGGACGAGGTCCGCGAGGTCGACCCCAGCGCGCTGCTCGAGCGGGTGGTGCGGGAGAGCATGCGGGTGCTGCCCGCGAGCGCCTACTCCCAGCGGATCACCTCGGAGTTTGTGCGGGTCGGTCCGTTTGATCTGGCCCCGGGGACGCCCATCGTCTTTACGCCGCTGGTGACGCACCACCTGGCCTCCACGTTCCCAGAGCCAGAACGTTTCCTCCCCGATCGATGGCTGCAGGCCAAGCCCTCCGCCTACGAGTACCACCCGTTCGGCGCCGGGCCGCGGATGTGCATCGGCGGCCCGATGGCCATGGAGGTGATCCGCACCAGCCTGCCGATCTTGCTGCGGCGGTTCGGGATGCGGGTCCCTGCCGGGAGCGATGTCTCTGCCGAAGTGCGTTCGACCATGCTCAACCCGCAGTACGGCATGCCGATGGAGCTGCTGGAACCGGGCGCCGCCCAGGCGAACCCCGTCCGGGGGAACGTGAACGAGCTGGTTGACCTTGTCGAGGCCGTGGATCGTTGAGCGGCCGCGTTGCGGCTTTGGCGGGGGGCTACGCTGGCGCGTCGCCAGGCGATAGTCTGAAGCCCCCCACCCAGCCCCCGCCCCCCTGCGCGACGGCCGATGAGTGAGCTCCACCATGAATGCGGCGTCGCCGCTATCTATCACCTGCCGGGGACGCCGCGCAGCCCCCTTTGTCCCTCCCACGGACCGAGCGAGGCGTCTCGGCTGATCCCGCGGATGCTGCTGGACATCCAGAACCGCGGCCAGCTCTCGGCCGGGATGACCAGCTACGACCCGGACCGCGACGAGCTGCTGGCCACGCACCGCGACCTGGGGAGCGTGACCGAGGCCTTCCGGCTGAGCCACCGGGGCAAGGCCGAGGCGTTGATGACCCGCTACGCGGGCCCGGCCGCTATCGGGCACGTCCGCTACGCCACGTGCGGCAAGGACGACCTCAGCTACGCCCAGCCGTTTGAGTCGCCGCACATCAAGCGGCGCAAGTGGTTCAGCTTCGCCTTCAACGGCCAGCTCGCCAACTTCGCGGAGCTGCGCGATCGGCTGCTGCGCGAGGCGGACCACCACATCGTACGCGCCACCGACACCGAGGTGCTGATGCACGAGATCGGTCGCGAGATGTCGGGCGACCTGCGGCCCACCCTGCTGGAGATCATGCGCAACATCGCCAAGCGGATCGACGGCGCCTACAGCCTGGCGCTGGTGAACGCACTCGGAGAGATGATCGTGGCGCGCGACCCGATGGGCATCAAGCCTGTTTCGTACGCGTTCGACGGCGCGATGTTCGCCGCGGCCAGCGAGAGCGTGGCGCTGCTAAACCTCGGCTTCGATTCGCATCAGATCTTGTCGCTGGCGCCGGGCGAGGCGGTCACCGTGACGCCCGAGGGGCTCTCGGTCGATCGGTTCGCGGAGTCGCCGCGTCGGGCCCATTGCTTCTTTGAGTGGATCTACTTCGCCAACGTCGCCAGCACGCTGGACGACCGCAGCGTCTACCTAGCGCGCAAGTCGCTGGGAGAAGAGCTGGCCGCGTTGGAAGACCTGCCTATCGACGCGGACACGATTGTGGTGCCGGTGCCGGACACCAGCAAGTGCGCCGCAGACGCGATGGCGTTCAAGCTGGGGGTGCCGAGCGTCGAGGGGCTGATGCGGAACCGCTACGCGGGGCGCACGTTCATCGAGGGGGGCGCCGGCCGGCTCGCCAAGGCGGCCGCCAAGTACACGCCGCTCCGCGAGGTGCTGGAGGGCAAACGCGTGCTGCTGGTTGAGGACTCGATCGTCCGGTCAACGACCATGCGGGTGCTGATCGAGAAGCTCCGCTATGTGGGCGGCGCGAAAGAGATCCACGTCCGCGTCGCCTGCCCGCCGATCGTGGCGCCCTGCTTCTACGGGATCGACATGTCGACCGTGGGAGAGCTGTTCGCGCCCCCCTTCATCGCGCGGCACGGTTCAGACGTTGGGGGGGACGCCGCGGGGGCGACGTTCGCCGAGATGGCGGCGGAGCTGGGCGCCGACTCGTTGCGCTACCTGCCGATCGCGTCGATCGCGCGGGCCATCAATCGCCCGAGCGGCGAGCTGTGCCAGGCCTGCATTACCGGCGACTACCCGACGCCGTGCGGCCAGCAACTGTACGAGATCGCGCTCGGCTCGGGCAGCCCCGAGGCGGGCGGGCAGCGGACCTACGAAGCGGTGCGGGGATAATCCGGCATGGCCAAGCGGGCGTTGCGCAAACTGTTCCGGCGGCCACGCATCCGCCGCAAGGCGTTGCCGGGCGCCCCGCCGGAGCAGGTATCGGTTGAAGACGTCCAGCCGTGCAGCCTGGAGGTGTTTCAGTTCAATCAGGGTTCGTGCACAAGGTTCCACCCAGAAACGGTCGAAGAGGTCAAGCCGCTGCTTGGTGAGGGGAAGACCGTGTGGGTCAACGTCGACGGCCTGGGCGACCTGCCCGTCATCCGCCAGCTAGCCAAGCTGTTCGGCATCCACCCGCTGGCGGTAGAAGACATCGTCAACGTGCACCAGCGGTCGAAGATCGACGCCTACGAGGGGCTGCTGTACATTGTCGCGCGCATGGTGCGCCCCAGCGGACCCTTCTTGACCGAGCAGGTGAGCCTGTGCCTGGGGGACGGCTTCCTGGTGACCTTCCTAGAGGACCCGGGCGACGTGTTCGACTCGGTCCGCTCCCAGCTCAAGCAGCGCGGCAGTTTCCTGCGGAAGCACCCAACCGCCGACGTGCTGGCCTACCGGCTGATCGACGCCTCGGTGGATAGTTACTACCCGCTGCTGGAGGCGCTGGGCGATCGCTTGGACGGGCTCGAGGAGCAGCTCACCGGCAGCCCGGCGAGGGATTTCATCGCAGAGGTCCACCACCTGCGCGCCGAAATGCTGCTCGCCCGTCGGGCGATCTGGCCCCACCGCGAGATGGTCAATTCCATGCTCCGCGACGCGAACCCGCTGGTCTCCGACACCACGCGCACGTTCTTGCGCGACGTGTACGACCACACGGTGCATCTTATTGACCACGTAGAAACCTACCGCGAACTTTGCAGCGACGTCCGCGACCAGTACATGACCGCCGTCAGCAACCGGCTGAACGAGATCATGAAGGTGCTGACGGTGATCTCGACGATCTTCCTGCCGCTGTCGTTCATCGCCAGCCTGTACGGCATGAACTTCAACACCGAGAAGAGCGGCTGGAACATGCCGGAGCTGAGCTGGCGGTTCGGCTACCCGTTCGTGCTGGGGGTGATGAGCGTGATCGCGGCGGGGATGCTGTGGAAGTTCTTCCGGATGGGGTGGCTAACCACCAGCGACGGATCTGTGGAGGGCGGGGAACAGAATGGTTCGTAGCGGAAAATGGTTCCTTCGCCCCACAACGGTTGTAGAATGTAGGAAGGAGATCGCTATGGACACGCTGATTCTGGACGAGATGCTTTCCGAGCAGATACGACAGGAACGCGCCGATCGAGGCGCCGACCGCTGGGACGAGGTCTGGGACGGGGTCTACATCATGGCGCCGCTGCCGAATATTGAGCATCAAGACTTGGTCAGTCGGCTCACGTCTGCCCTCCTGGATGGGCTGACGTTTGCAGACGACTCTCGGGTCTTTGCGGGGGTGAATGTCAGCGATCGACTTGACGATTGGAAGTCAAACTACCGCTGTCCCGACGTCGCTGTGTTTCTGCCCGAGTCCAAAGCCATGGACAAGGAATCT from Pirellulimonas nuda includes:
- a CDS encoding amidophosphoribosyltransferase, coding for MSELHHECGVAAIYHLPGTPRSPLCPSHGPSEASRLIPRMLLDIQNRGQLSAGMTSYDPDRDELLATHRDLGSVTEAFRLSHRGKAEALMTRYAGPAAIGHVRYATCGKDDLSYAQPFESPHIKRRKWFSFAFNGQLANFAELRDRLLREADHHIVRATDTEVLMHEIGREMSGDLRPTLLEIMRNIAKRIDGAYSLALVNALGEMIVARDPMGIKPVSYAFDGAMFAAASESVALLNLGFDSHQILSLAPGEAVTVTPEGLSVDRFAESPRRAHCFFEWIYFANVASTLDDRSVYLARKSLGEELAALEDLPIDADTIVVPVPDTSKCAADAMAFKLGVPSVEGLMRNRYAGRTFIEGGAGRLAKAAAKYTPLREVLEGKRVLLVEDSIVRSTTMRVLIEKLRYVGGAKEIHVRVACPPIVAPCFYGIDMSTVGELFAPPFIARHGSDVGGDAAGATFAEMAAELGADSLRYLPIASIARAINRPSGELCQACITGDYPTPCGQQLYEIALGSGSPEAGGQRTYEAVRG
- the proB gene encoding glutamate 5-kinase; this translates as MPAAPHRSEIVAGAHTVVAKVGTRVLTAPDGSLDVARIESLAGQLAALADAGRRVALVSSGAVGAGVGRLKLPGRPSGLAQLQAVAAVGQSRLIEAYNGALQSRGRHAAQVLLTADDLNDRARYLNVRNTLTALFEYGAIPVINENDTVRVDELQRTVGDNDRLAAVVANLLRAPLLVLLSDVEGLYDRAPDDPDARLLPTVDNVETVRSLAVASPAGVMSRGGMASKLEAARLVTAAGENAIIANGRRENVLVDLLAGKPIGTLFVAQGGSVSSRKRWLGSTAQPSGRLTLDAGACRAVTERGSSLLAVGISAVDGGFDKGDLVALCDGAGSEVARGLANYSADEIRRIAGHGKDEIAQILGHCPYDSVVHRDHLALVR
- the corA gene encoding magnesium/cobalt transporter CorA, with translation MRKLFRRPRIRRKALPGAPPEQVSVEDVQPCSLEVFQFNQGSCTRFHPETVEEVKPLLGEGKTVWVNVDGLGDLPVIRQLAKLFGIHPLAVEDIVNVHQRSKIDAYEGLLYIVARMVRPSGPFLTEQVSLCLGDGFLVTFLEDPGDVFDSVRSQLKQRGSFLRKHPTADVLAYRLIDASVDSYYPLLEALGDRLDGLEEQLTGSPARDFIAEVHHLRAEMLLARRAIWPHREMVNSMLRDANPLVSDTTRTFLRDVYDHTVHLIDHVETYRELCSDVRDQYMTAVSNRLNEIMKVLTVISTIFLPLSFIASLYGMNFNTEKSGWNMPELSWRFGYPFVLGVMSVIAAGMLWKFFRMGWLTTSDGSVEGGEQNGS
- a CDS encoding Uma2 family endonuclease, coding for MDTLILDEMLSEQIRQERADRGADRWDEVWDGVYIMAPLPNIEHQDLVSRLTSALLDGLTFADDSRVFAGVNVSDRLDDWKSNYRCPDVAVFLPESKAMDKESFFHGGPDFAVEVVSPRDRSREKLDFYASVGTTELLIVDRNPWALELWRLSEDELRCTGSARIDDGELSSTVIPFAFSLELGMKRAGIKVRQTADGRSWNA
- a CDS encoding cytochrome P450 — protein: MHQRSPEPHNLAMEATAQPPTESQGGLPVTEGSFADLSKDMFVGIRELHRRHGPIAALDDAGLRIIFLFDPQYNRQVLSDANTFHARFFGIRGPKRSSQRRLTCGLLAMNGEQHRRNRRMLKEPFGLKTIATYRPAIAALARQAADELAPGRSVDMNEEMTRYMLRVTSSILFGLDEPKMAYELGEMIANWVSQLHDIGVGALAPDAGFTAGYEHLLGYAQELEGRVMEMISRRRKDPGQANDVLSILVRMHDEQGGLSDEELVGQSCVLFGAAHMTTAHSLTWTLFLLAQHPSVLRELLGQLPPDEQAGDEVREVDPSALLERVVRESMRVLPASAYSQRITSEFVRVGPFDLAPGTPIVFTPLVTHHLASTFPEPERFLPDRWLQAKPSAYEYHPFGAGPRMCIGGPMAMEVIRTSLPILLRRFGMRVPAGSDVSAEVRSTMLNPQYGMPMELLEPGAAQANPVRGNVNELVDLVEAVDR